A genomic stretch from Moraxella nasicaprae includes:
- the fmt gene encoding methionyl-tRNA formyltransferase: MRVVFAGTPEFAAVALQKLIDEKEALNIDIVAVYTQPDRRSGRGQKITMSAVKNVALANGIAVEQPESFSLKHELGQVCRETLQSYQADVMIVAAYGLILPKAVLEMPKYGCLNIHASLLPKWRGAAPIHRAILSGDATTGITIMQMNQGLDAGDMLYKVACPIQDDDTTATLHDTLAVLGGEAIVTVLADLVNFQANAIPQNDADATYADKVFTQDGLIDWRQSAHHIQRQIRALSAYTYVNQERIKVISVLPVKPEQTTNEPAGKIISVGKKAILVSCGTNEQGVAHLLNITGMQWAGGKMLNAEQIANANKLNDGDVFEIKADE; the protein is encoded by the coding sequence ATGAGAGTGGTATTTGCAGGCACGCCAGAGTTTGCTGCGGTGGCGTTGCAAAAATTGATTGATGAAAAAGAAGCGTTGAACATTGATATCGTTGCGGTGTACACTCAGCCTGATCGCAGGTCTGGGCGTGGACAAAAAATAACCATGTCAGCAGTCAAGAATGTCGCATTGGCAAATGGTATTGCTGTTGAGCAGCCTGAAAGTTTTAGCTTAAAGCATGAATTAGGTCAGGTTTGTCGTGAAACTTTGCAAAGTTATCAAGCTGATGTCATGATTGTGGCGGCTTATGGATTGATACTACCCAAGGCGGTGCTGGAAATGCCAAAATATGGCTGTCTTAATATCCATGCTTCTTTATTACCAAAATGGCGAGGGGCGGCACCAATTCATCGAGCCATTTTGTCAGGCGATGCCACAACAGGCATCACCATCATGCAGATGAATCAAGGCTTGGATGCAGGAGATATGCTATATAAGGTGGCTTGTCCAATCCAAGATGATGACACCACGGCGACACTTCACGATACATTGGCGGTGCTTGGCGGAGAAGCGATTGTGACCGTTTTGGCGGACTTGGTGAATTTTCAAGCCAATGCAATTCCTCAAAATGATGCCGATGCAACCTATGCTGACAAGGTGTTTACCCAAGATGGTTTGATTGATTGGAGGCAGTCTGCTCATCATATTCAGCGACAGATTCGAGCATTATCTGCGTACACTTATGTCAATCAGGAGCGTATCAAGGTAATCTCAGTCTTGCCTGTTAAACCTGAACAAACAACTAATGAGCCTGCTGGCAAAATCATCAGCGTGGGCAAAAAAGCCATTTTGGTTTCATGTGGAACAAATGAGCAGGGTGTGGCACATTTGCTAAACATTACAGGAATGCAGTGGGCTGGTGGCAAAATGCTAAATGCAGAACAAATCGCCAATGCCAATAAGCTGAACGATGGCGATGTCTTTGAGATAAAAGCAGATGAATAA
- the rsmB gene encoding 16S rRNA (cytosine(967)-C(5))-methyltransferase RsmB, producing MNNFLDKINKKTLSSRAKSILVIEEILNGNSLSSLLDMTLGTINETDRGFFHELLVGTLRHWHALARISESLLDKEVSDQGLLVAIHVGLYQMLYMNTPDYAAINDTVEAVKQLDKGYGASLVNAILRKVQKTPTKFAKKVHKNHSLPNWLAKELKQDWPEYYDELGQALRTCAAVFLRINERQCSVEQYSGILTQHQTAHQIVKLGIDDKQTIRLDEQIRIVDLPHFQEGWLMVQDLHAQLSAHLLEKLAKNQLSGRVLDLCAAPGGKTTHLLEKFHMEQLLAIDNDEKRLLRVQENLDRLRLNDMAVQTLVADARSWQADKPYDVIVLDAPCTATGVIRRHPDIGLLRTEDDVRQTCQLQKQILNNAWQQLQVGGVLLYITCSILKVENEHQLLDFLNTNTDAKPLPFTLDLPNQIKQQVGYQCLPLDTQGGDGFYYAALQKV from the coding sequence ATGAATAATTTTTTAGATAAAATCAATAAAAAGACCTTATCATCTCGTGCAAAGTCAATATTGGTTATTGAAGAAATTCTAAATGGAAATTCACTATCTAGTCTGCTGGATATGACGCTTGGTACCATCAATGAGACTGATAGAGGATTTTTTCATGAGTTGCTGGTGGGTACATTAAGGCACTGGCACGCACTGGCACGCATCAGCGAGAGTCTGCTTGATAAAGAGGTGAGTGATCAGGGTTTGCTTGTGGCGATTCATGTTGGATTGTACCAAATGCTGTACATGAATACGCCCGATTATGCTGCCATCAATGATACCGTAGAGGCTGTCAAGCAGCTGGATAAGGGTTATGGGGCGTCTTTGGTTAATGCGATTTTACGAAAGGTACAAAAAACCCCTACTAAATTTGCCAAAAAAGTGCATAAAAATCATAGCTTACCTAATTGGCTGGCAAAAGAATTAAAGCAAGACTGGCCTGAGTATTATGATGAGCTGGGGCAGGCTTTGCGTACTTGTGCGGCGGTTTTTTTGCGTATCAATGAGCGACAATGCTCGGTTGAGCAATATTCTGGCATTTTAACGCAGCATCAGACTGCTCATCAAATCGTCAAACTGGGTATTGATGACAAACAAACCATTCGGCTAGATGAGCAGATTCGCATTGTTGATTTGCCTCATTTTCAGGAAGGCTGGCTGATGGTGCAGGATTTGCATGCTCAATTATCGGCACATTTACTTGAAAAACTGGCAAAAAATCAGCTGTCTGGCAGAGTGCTTGATTTGTGTGCCGCACCAGGTGGTAAGACAACCCATTTGCTTGAAAAGTTCCACATGGAACAGTTATTAGCGATTGATAATGACGAAAAACGCTTGCTAAGAGTGCAGGAGAATCTTGATAGACTGCGGTTAAATGACATGGCGGTGCAGACATTGGTGGCTGATGCCAGAAGTTGGCAGGCGGATAAACCATACGATGTGATTGTGCTTGACGCTCCTTGTACGGCGACGGGTGTGATTCGTAGGCATCCTGACATCGGACTGCTTCGTACCGAAGATGATGTCCGCCAAACTTGTCAGTTACAAAAGCAAATTTTGAATAATGCATGGCAGCAACTACAAGTTGGCGGTGTGTTACTATACATCACTTGCTCCATATTAAAGGTTGAAAATGAGCATCAATTATTGGATTTTTTGAACACCAATACTGACGCCAAACCACTGCCGTTCACATTGGACCTGCCCAACCAAATCAAACAGCAGGTTGGTTATCAATGTTTGCCATTGGATACACAAGGCGGCGATGGTTTTTATTACGCAGCTTTGCAAAAAGTCTAG
- the thrC gene encoding threonine synthase: MKYISTRGKTEPMLFSDVLLMGLAPDGGLMLPESYPQIDDEVLTQWRTLGYTDLAFEIMKLFATDIPEQDLQDIINKTYTKQAFNSDEITPVTKLYQGVDLLELSNGPTLAFKDMAMQFLGNAFEYVLSKKGERLTIIGATSGDTGSAAEYALRGKQNIEVFMMSPHGKMSAFQRAQMYSLDDKNIHNIAVQGMFDDCQEIVKKLQEDHDFKQKYSLGTVNSINWGRILAQIVYYFKGYFAATQNNHETISVCVPSGNFGNVCAAHIAREMGLPIDRLIVATNENDVLNEFFNTGKYQPRTSDETFVTSSPSMDISKASNFERFIYLLLDKDTQKVAQLFTQVRQGNGFDLSENLNKIQETFGFVAGKSTHQDRLDTIRFIFEQTQRLIDPHTADGVKVALDLQQPNERILVAETALPAKFEETMSEALGEIDLPRPAHTVGLEEKPQYVTVAENRAEEVADLIKQFVQPN, translated from the coding sequence ATGAAATATATCAGTACTCGTGGCAAGACAGAGCCAATGTTATTTAGCGATGTGTTATTGATGGGGCTGGCTCCTGATGGTGGTTTGATGTTGCCAGAATCATATCCACAGATTGATGATGAAGTATTGACACAATGGCGTACACTTGGCTATACCGACCTTGCTTTTGAAATCATGAAATTATTTGCCACCGATATTCCAGAGCAAGATTTACAGGATATTATTAATAAAACCTACACAAAACAAGCCTTTAATAGCGATGAGATTACCCCAGTGACCAAGCTGTACCAAGGGGTGGATTTGTTGGAATTATCCAATGGTCCTACGCTGGCATTTAAAGATATGGCGATGCAATTTTTGGGCAATGCATTCGAGTATGTGTTGAGCAAAAAAGGCGAAAGATTGACCATCATTGGGGCGACCTCTGGCGACACGGGTAGTGCTGCTGAGTACGCATTGCGTGGCAAGCAAAACATCGAGGTCTTTATGATGTCGCCACATGGCAAAATGAGTGCTTTTCAGCGAGCTCAGATGTACAGTTTGGACGATAAAAATATTCACAATATTGCGGTTCAGGGCATGTTTGACGATTGCCAAGAGATTGTTAAAAAATTACAAGAAGACCATGATTTTAAGCAAAAATATAGCTTAGGTACGGTTAATTCTATCAACTGGGGTCGTATTTTGGCTCAGATTGTGTACTATTTTAAGGGTTATTTTGCCGCCACTCAAAATAATCATGAGACAATCAGTGTTTGTGTCCCTTCTGGTAATTTTGGCAATGTTTGTGCAGCTCATATTGCTCGTGAAATGGGCTTGCCAATCGACCGCCTGATTGTGGCAACCAACGAAAATGATGTGCTAAATGAGTTTTTTAACACAGGTAAATATCAACCAAGAACTTCTGATGAGACTTTTGTGACTTCAAGTCCATCGATGGATATTTCAAAAGCATCGAATTTTGAAAGATTCATCTATCTTTTGTTGGATAAAGACACGCAAAAAGTGGCTCAATTATTCACACAAGTCCGTCAAGGAAACGGGTTTGATTTATCAGAAAATCTAAACAAAATCCAAGAGACATTTGGTTTTGTGGCGGGCAAATCCACCCATCAAGACCGTCTGGATACCATTCGATTTATTTTTGAGCAAACCCAGCGTTTGATTGACCCGCACACCGCTGATGGCGTGAAAGTTGCGTTGGATTTGCAACAGCCAAATGAGAGAATTTTGGTGGCAGAAACGGCATTGCCAGCCAAATTTGAGGAAACGATGAGTGAGGCGTTGGGAGAGATTGACCTGCCACGCCCTGCACATACGGTAGGTTTGGAAGAAAAGCCGCAGTATGTCACGGTGGCGGAAAACCGTGCCGAAGAGGTGGCGGATTTGATTAAGCAGTTTGTACAACCAAATTAA
- a CDS encoding riboflavin synthase, with protein sequence MFTGIIETLGKIKAIQPIGGDVQLVIDAPELDFSDVKLGDSIASNGICLTVVSVSGHSYAVDVSRETMSKTALQNWRVGDTINLEKAMLPTTRFGGHIVAGHVDGVGRVQKINQDARSVYIEIEIPQELMRYTAHKGSITLDGISLTTNAIIPERNLVCLNIIPHTAERTNIAKHWQVGALVNVEVDLVARYLERLLLSPKSDNKPKSNITEAFLAENGFV encoded by the coding sequence ATGTTTACAGGCATTATTGAAACTCTGGGCAAGATTAAGGCGATTCAACCAATTGGCGGCGATGTTCAGTTGGTGATTGATGCTCCCGAGTTGGATTTTAGCGATGTTAAGTTAGGAGACTCTATTGCCTCTAATGGCATTTGTCTGACCGTCGTTTCGGTGAGTGGTCATAGCTATGCGGTCGATGTTTCTCGTGAAACCATGAGTAAGACCGCCCTGCAAAACTGGCGAGTTGGCGATACGATTAACTTGGAAAAAGCCATGCTCCCCACCACTCGTTTTGGCGGTCATATTGTGGCAGGGCATGTGGACGGCGTGGGTCGAGTGCAAAAAATCAACCAAGATGCACGCTCGGTTTATATTGAGATTGAGATTCCCCAAGAATTGATGAGATATACTGCACATAAAGGTTCTATCACGCTAGACGGCATTAGCTTGACAACCAACGCCATCATTCCTGAGAGAAATCTGGTGTGCCTGAACATCATTCCTCATACTGCCGAAAGAACCAATATCGCCAAACACTGGCAGGTGGGAGCTTTGGTTAATGTGGAGGTTGATTTGGTTGCTAGATATCTAGAAAGACTGTTATTGAGTCCAAAATCAGACAATAAACCTAAGAGTAATATCACAGAGGCTTTCTTGGCGGAAAATGGATTTGTGTAA